Proteins encoded in a region of the Zea mays cultivar B73 chromosome 4, Zm-B73-REFERENCE-NAM-5.0, whole genome shotgun sequence genome:
- the LOC100273722 gene encoding uncharacterized protein isoform X1: protein MEKVDQNLGKNNLLRRSIMLIKHWCYYESCILGAQRGLVSTYALETLVLYIFHVFHKSLDGPLAVLYRFLDYYSKFDWDNKGISLFGPISLSSLPELVTEPPYTRDDGFLSREAFLKDCAKAFSVPPINSEENPQVFSKKFVNIVDPLKQSNNLGRSISKGNLGRIRKEFYFGACKLGKILQAPACFSANEINRFFRNTLSRADVPVSSPDDVLQAASVSASPGNKGVEGVSKGSSPNNSCDVLCNQFGYIKISDSNNALQNLVVDRPA, encoded by the exons ATGGAGAAG GTTGATCAAAACTTGGGGAAAAATAACTTGTTGAGGAGAAGCATAATGCTTATCAAACATTGGTGTTATTATGAAAGCTGCATTCTTGGTGCTCAACGTGGTTTGGTTTCCACTTATGCTTTGGAGACATTAGTGCTGTACATTTTCCATGTCTTCCACAAGTCTCTGGATGGTCCATTGGCT GTTCTCTATAGGTTTCTTGACTACTATAGCAaatttgattgggataacaagggGATCAGCTTGTTTGGTCCTATTTCACTATCTTCACTACCCGAGCTAGTCA CCGAGCCACCATATACTCGTGATGATGGTTTTCTCTCACGGGAGGCGTTTCTCAAAGACTGTGCTAAGGCTTTTAGTGTCCCCCCAATAAACTCTGAGGAAAATCCGCAAGTATTCTCCAAAAAGTTTGTGAATATAGTTGACCCATTGAAGCAGAGTAACAATCTTGGACGCAGTATCAGCAAAG GAAACCTTGGCCGGATACGCAAGGAATTCTATTTTGGTGCTTGCAAGCTCGGCAAGATTCTTCAGGCGCCCGCGTGTTTCTCTGCCAACGAAATCAACCGGTTTTTCAGGAACACATTAAGCAGGGCAGATGTTCCGGTGAGCTCTCCTGATGATGTTCTACAGGCCGCTAGTGTTTCTGCGTCACCGGGCAACAAGGGCGTGGAAGGAGTCAGCAAGGGCAGTTCACCCAACAACTCGTGTGACGTTCTGTGCAATCAGTTCGGTTACATTAAAATCTCAGATTCCAACAATGCGCTGCAGAATCTGGTCGTGGACAGGCCCGCTTAG
- the LOC100273722 gene encoding uncharacterized protein LOC100273722 isoform 1 (isoform 1 is encoded by transcript variant 1), whose protein sequence is MSIIYTATSHPLPRTVGTKMTTPPRRSPPLRGRGHAGLRALAPMVNIHERSPVPACVPAHPDPSSSISPDDWRRLEGATFSVMCKIHPTVSSQHLRARVIDYVQRLFRLHHDGYQVISFGSVPLKTYLPDGDIDLTLLCAAISDENLENEVCAILKSEEQRKDSEFEVKDVKYVPAEVKLVKCKVQNIAVDISVNQIGGPNKVYFLEKVDQNLGKNNLLRRSIMLIKHWCYYESCILGAQRGLVSTYALETLVLYIFHVFHKSLDGPLAVLYRFLDYYSKFDWDNKGISLFGPISLSSLPELVTEPPYTRDDGFLSREAFLKDCAKAFSVPPINSEENPQVFSKKFVNIVDPLKQSNNLGRSISKGNLGRIRKEFYFGACKLGKILQAPACFSANEINRFFRNTLSRADVPVSSPDDVLQAASVSASPGNKGVEGVSKGSSPNNSCDVLCNQFGYIKISDSNNALQNLVVDRPA, encoded by the exons ATGAGTATAATATATACAGCTACTTCCCACCCTCTCCCCCGCACCGTCGGCACCAAGATGACGACCCCGCCGCGCCGATCGCCGCCGCTCCGGGGAAGAGGCCATGCGGGACTTCGGGCTCTGGCGCCTATGGTCAACATCCACGAGCGCTCGCCTGTGCCCGCGTGCGTGCCGGCACACCCGGACCCTTCGTCGTCGATCTCCCCGGACGACTGGCGGCGTTTGGAGGGCGCAACGTTCTCTGTGATGTGCAAGATCCATCCCACCGTCTCCTCCCAGCACCTTCGCGCCAGGGTAATCGACTACGTCCAGCGCCTCTTCAGGCTCCACCATGACGGCTACCAG GTCATTTCATTTGGATCTGTTCCATTGAAGACATATCTTCCTGATGGAGATATCGACTTGACTTTATTGTGCGCTGCAATTTCTGATGAGAATCTGGAAAATGAAGTGTGCGCTATTCTAAAATCGGAAGAGCAGAGGAAAGATTCTGAATTTGAAGTCAAGGATGTCAAGTATGTACCTGCTGAG GTCAAGCTTGTGAAGTGCAAGGTGCAAAACATTGCTGTAGACATCTCAGTTAATCAGATTGGTGGACCCAATAAAGTTTATTTTCTAGAGAAG GTTGATCAAAACTTGGGGAAAAATAACTTGTTGAGGAGAAGCATAATGCTTATCAAACATTGGTGTTATTATGAAAGCTGCATTCTTGGTGCTCAACGTGGTTTGGTTTCCACTTATGCTTTGGAGACATTAGTGCTGTACATTTTCCATGTCTTCCACAAGTCTCTGGATGGTCCATTGGCT GTTCTCTATAGGTTTCTTGACTACTATAGCAaatttgattgggataacaagggGATCAGCTTGTTTGGTCCTATTTCACTATCTTCACTACCCGAGCTAGTCA CCGAGCCACCATATACTCGTGATGATGGTTTTCTCTCACGGGAGGCGTTTCTCAAAGACTGTGCTAAGGCTTTTAGTGTCCCCCCAATAAACTCTGAGGAAAATCCGCAAGTATTCTCCAAAAAGTTTGTGAATATAGTTGACCCATTGAAGCAGAGTAACAATCTTGGACGCAGTATCAGCAAAG GAAACCTTGGCCGGATACGCAAGGAATTCTATTTTGGTGCTTGCAAGCTCGGCAAGATTCTTCAGGCGCCCGCGTGTTTCTCTGCCAACGAAATCAACCGGTTTTTCAGGAACACATTAAGCAGGGCAGATGTTCCGGTGAGCTCTCCTGATGATGTTCTACAGGCCGCTAGTGTTTCTGCGTCACCGGGCAACAAGGGCGTGGAAGGAGTCAGCAAGGGCAGTTCACCCAACAACTCGTGTGACGTTCTGTGCAATCAGTTCGGTTACATTAAAATCTCAGATTCCAACAATGCGCTGCAGAATCTGGTCGTGGACAGGCCCGCTTAG
- the LOC100273722 gene encoding uncharacterized protein LOC100273722 isoform 2 (isoform 2 is encoded by transcript variant 2) → MLIKHWCYYESCILGAQRGLVSTYALETLVLYIFHVFHKSLDGPLAVLYRFLDYYSKFDWDNKGISLFGPISLSSLPELVTEPPYTRDDGFLSREAFLKDCAKAFSVPPINSEENPQVFSKKFVNIVDPLKQSNNLGRSISKGNLGRIRKEFYFGACKLGKILQAPACFSANEINRFFRNTLSRADVPVSSPDDVLQAASVSASPGNKGVEGVSKGSSPNNSCDVLCNQFGYIKISDSNNALQNLVVDRPA, encoded by the exons ATGCTTATCAAACATTGGTGTTATTATGAAAGCTGCATTCTTGGTGCTCAACGTGGTTTGGTTTCCACTTATGCTTTGGAGACATTAGTGCTGTACATTTTCCATGTCTTCCACAAGTCTCTGGATGGTCCATTGGCT GTTCTCTATAGGTTTCTTGACTACTATAGCAaatttgattgggataacaagggGATCAGCTTGTTTGGTCCTATTTCACTATCTTCACTACCCGAGCTAGTCA CCGAGCCACCATATACTCGTGATGATGGTTTTCTCTCACGGGAGGCGTTTCTCAAAGACTGTGCTAAGGCTTTTAGTGTCCCCCCAATAAACTCTGAGGAAAATCCGCAAGTATTCTCCAAAAAGTTTGTGAATATAGTTGACCCATTGAAGCAGAGTAACAATCTTGGACGCAGTATCAGCAAAG GAAACCTTGGCCGGATACGCAAGGAATTCTATTTTGGTGCTTGCAAGCTCGGCAAGATTCTTCAGGCGCCCGCGTGTTTCTCTGCCAACGAAATCAACCGGTTTTTCAGGAACACATTAAGCAGGGCAGATGTTCCGGTGAGCTCTCCTGATGATGTTCTACAGGCCGCTAGTGTTTCTGCGTCACCGGGCAACAAGGGCGTGGAAGGAGTCAGCAAGGGCAGTTCACCCAACAACTCGTGTGACGTTCTGTGCAATCAGTTCGGTTACATTAAAATCTCAGATTCCAACAATGCGCTGCAGAATCTGGTCGTGGACAGGCCCGCTTAG